The Oncorhynchus nerka isolate Pitt River unplaced genomic scaffold, Oner_Uvic_2.0 unplaced_scaffold_864, whole genome shotgun sequence genome includes the window tattccatccctacattctgtattccatccctacattctgtattccatccctacattctgtattccatccctacatttgtATTCCATCcttacattctgtattccatccctacatttgtattctatccctacattctgtattctatccctacattctgtattccatccctacattctgtgttccatccctacattctgtattccatacctacattctgtattccatccctacattctgtattccatccctacattctgtattccatccctacatttgtATTCCATCcttacattctgtattccatccctacatttgtattctatccctacattctgagaaatataaatatatatatatatatagagggagagagagactattctatccctacattctgtattccatccctacattctgtgttccatccctacattctgtgttccatccctacattctgtattccatccctacattctgtattccatccctacattctgtattccatccctacattctgtattccatccctacatttgtATTCCATCcttacattctgtattccatccctacatttgtattctatccctacattctgtattctatccctacattctgtattccatccctacattctgtgttccatccctacattctgtattccatacctacattctgtattccatccctacattctgtattccatccctacattctgtattccatccctacattccgTATTCCagtcctacattctgtattccatccctacattctgcattccatccctacattctgtattccatccctacattctgtattctatccctacattctgtattccatccctacattctgcattccatccctacattctgtattccatccctacattctgtattctatcctgtatatatataatatgacatttgtgtctgcttctgtattccatccctacattctgtattccatccctacattctgtattccatccctacattctgtattccatccctacattctgtattccatccctacattctgtattccatccctacatttgtATTCCATCcttacattctgtattccatccctacatttgtattctatccctacattctgtattctatccctacattctgtattccatccctacattctgtattccatccctacattctgtattccatacctacattctgtattccatccctacattctgtattccatccctacattctgtattccatccctacattccgTATTCCagtcctacattctgtattccatccctacattctgtattccatccctacattctgtattccatccctacatttgtattctatccctacattctgtattccatccctacattctgtattccatccctacattctgtattctatccctacattctgtattccatccctacattctgtattctatccctacattctgtattccatccctacattctgtattccatccctacattctgtattccatccctacatttgtattctatccctacattctgtattctatccctacattctgtattccatccctacattctgtattccatccctacattctgtattccatccctacattctgtattccatccctacattctgtattctatccctacattctgtattccatccctacattctgtattccatccctacattctgtattccatccctacattctgtattccatccctacattctgtattccatccctacattctgtattccatccctacattctgtattccatccctacattctgtattccatccctacattctgtactccatccctacattctgtattccatccctacattctgtattccatccctacattctgtattccatccctacattctgtattccatccctacatttgtattctatccctacattctgtattctatccctacattctgtattccatccctacattctgtattccatccctacattctgtattccatccctacattctgtattccatccctacatttgtattctatccctacattctgtattccatccctacattctgtattccatccctacattctgtattccatccctacattctgtattctatccctacattctgtattccatccctacattctgtattccatccctacattctgtaatCCATCCCTACAtttgtattctatccctacattctgcattccatccctacattctgtattccattcctacattctgtattccatccctacattctgtattctatccctacattctgtattctatccctacattctgtattccatccctacattctgtattccattcctacattctgtattccatccctacattctgcatTCCagtcctacattctgtattccatccctacattctgtactCCATCtgtacattctgtattctatccctacattctgtattccatccctacattctgtattccatccctacattctgtattccatccctacattctgtattccatccctacattctgtattccatccctacatttgtattctatccctacattctgtattccatccctacattctgtattctatccctacattctgtagtccatccctacattctgtattctatccctacattctgtattccatccctacattctgtattccatccctacattctgtattccatccctacatttgtattctatccctacattctgcattccatccctacattctgtattccattcctacattctgtattccatccctacattctgtattctatccctacattctgtattctatccctacattctgtattccatccctacattctgtattccattcctacattctgtattccatccctacattctgcatTCCagtcctacattctgtattccatccctacattctgtactCCATCtgtacattctgtattctatccctacattctgtattccatccctacattctgtattctatccctacattctgtattccatccctacattctgtattctatccctacattctgtattccatccctacattctgtattccatccctacattctgtattccatccctacattctgtattccatccctacattctgtattccatccctacatttgtattctatccctacattctgtattccatccctacattctgtattccatccctacattctgtattccatccctacattctgtattccatccctacatttgtattctatccctacattctgtattccatccctacattctgtattccatccctacattctgtattccatccctacattctgtactccatccctacattctgtattccatccctacattctgtattccatccctacattctgtattccatccctacattctgtattccatccctacacttgtattctatccctacattctgtattctatccctacattctgtattccatccctacattctgtattccatccctacattctgtattccatccctacattctgtattccatccctacatttgtattctatccctacattctgtattccatccctacattctgtattccatccctacattctgtattccatccctacattctgtattctatccctacattctgtattccatccctacattctgtattccatccctacattctgtattccatccctacatttgtattctatccctacattctgcattccatccctacattctgtattccattcctacattctgtattccatccctacattctgtattctatccctacattctgtattctatccctacattctctattccatccctacattctgtattccattcctacattctgtattccatccctacattctgcatTCCagtcctacattctgtattccatccctacattctgtactCCATCtgtacattctgtattctatccctacattctgtattccatccctacattctgtattccatccctacattctgtattccatccctacattctgtattccatccctacattctgtattccatccctacatttgtattctatccctacattctgtattccatccctacattctgtattccatccctacattctgtattccatccctacattctgtattctatccctacattctgtattccatccctacattctgtattccatccctacattctgtattccatccctacatttgtattctatccctacattctgcattccatccctacattctgtattccattcctacattctgtattccatccctacattctgtattctatccctacattctgtattctatccctacattctgtattccatccctacattctgtattccatccctacattctgtattccatccctacattctgtattccatccctacattctgtattccatccctacatttgtattctatccctacattctgtattccatccctacattctgtattccatccctacattctgtattccatccctacattctgtattccatccctacatttgtattctatccctacattctgtattccatccctacattctgtattccatccctacattctgtattccatccctacattctgtattccatccctacattctgtattccatccctacattctgtattccatccctacattctgtattccatccctacattctgtactccatccctacattctgtattccatccctacattctgtattccatccctacattctgtattctatccctacattctgtattccatccctacattctgtattccatccctacattctgtattccatccctacattctgtattccatccctacatttgtattctatccctacatttgtattctatccctacattctgtattccatccctacattctgtattccatccctacattctgtattccatccctacattctgtattctatccctacattctgtattccatccctacattctgtattccatccctacattctgtattccatccctacatttgtattctatccctacattctgcattccatccctacattctgtattccattcctacattctgtattccatccctacattctgtattctatccctacattctgtactccatccctacattctgcattccatccctacattctgtattccatccctacattctgtattccatccctacattctgtattccatccctacatttgtattctatccctacattctgcattccatccctacattctgtattccattcctacattctgtattccatccctacattctgtattctatccctacattctgtattccatccctacattctgtattccatccctacattctgtattctatccctacattctgtattccatccctatattctgtattctatccctacattctgtattccatccctatattccatccctacattctgtattccatccctacatttgtattctatccctacattctgcattccatccctacattctgtactCCATCtgtacattctgtattctatccctacattctgtattccatccctacattctgcattccatccctacattctgtattccatccctacattctgcgttccatccctacattctgtattccatccctacattctgtattccatccctacattctgtattccatccctacattctgtattctatccctacattctgtattccatccctacattctgtattccatccctacattctgtattccatccctacattctgtattctatccctacattctgtattccatccctatattctgtattccatccctacattctgtattccagtcctacattctgtattccatccctacattctgtattccattcctacattctgtattccatccctacattctgtattccatccctacattctgtattctatccctacattctgtattctatccctacattctgtattccatccctacattctgtattccatccctacattctgtactccatccctacattctgtattccatccctacattctgtattccatccctacattctgtattccatccctacattctgtattccatccatacattctgtattccatccctacattctgtattccatccctacattctgtattccatccctacattctgtattccatccatacattctgtattccatccctacattctgtattccatccctacattctgtattccatccctacattctgtattccatccctacattatgtattctatccctacattctgtattccatccctacattctgtattccatccctacattctgtattccatccctacattctgtattctatccctacattctgtattccatccctacattccctatgggccctggtcaaaagtagtgcactatatagggaacaaagTGCCATTTGGGCGGTGCATCCTGAGATCTGTCTTAAAAAGTCCTTCAGCCACTATGGTCCTGGCCTGGTGGGACTTCCTCTGGTCTAGGTGTCATGTGTAatattctctatttctctctctctctctctctctcacacacacacacacacacacacacacacacacacacacaaacacacacacacacacacacagacagacacacacacacacacacacacacacacaccctaaccctaaccctaaccctaacccctaacaaaAACCAATTTCcctaacccttcctaaccctaaacctaaccctaacctaacaataaccctaaccctcctaacctaaccctaacccttaccctaacccctaaccctaaacctaaccctaaccctaaacaataACCCTAAaataaaccttaccctaacctataaccctaacccttaccctaacctataaccctaaccctaatcctaccctaacctaacctttttctaacctaattctaaccctaaccctaatccaaaccctaaccctaattctaatcctaaccctaatccaaacccctaaccctaattctaatcctaaccctaatccaaacccctaaccctaattctaatcctaaacctaatccaaacccctaaccctaattctaatcctaaccctaatccaaacCCCTAaacttaaaatagcctttgtcctcatggggacTTGGCCCCAGGAGAGAGCATATTTTCCTTGTTACCTTACTTGTGGGGACTTCTGAGGCatttaggtccccacaaggataggaGAACCAAGCCACCCACATTACTGTGGTGTCAACAGGGAGTTATTGTTTATTGTTGTCACTAGTACCAACAGAGGTGTGATCATTCCCTGTATGTTTTGAGCTGACCGATACCAGTAAAAATAAACTTAAAGTCATTATATATAACAGCTATTACATTCCAATCGTTCTCctgtagttacaccactacacaagTTCAACCAATCGTTTTCCTGCGTGAATAAAAGGCTCCTTGATAACCAGCAATGTAACTGTCCTCAAACGTCATCGCTGATTGGCTGATCAGGGTTTTCGTTGGCGTCAACTGAAAGACACAACTTTCCTGTCTAACCGCTCTTGGTTGTCTGTAAACTCTGAGGGCCAAGCTGAGTACAGCTCACTACTGTTAAACGTTGAGCTCTACGGTGTTCCACTCAGGTGGACCCCACAACGATTTCATTTGGATTCATGTGGACCGAGAGATATTAGAAGGACATACCATCGTCAGAACTGTCATCTCCAAGTGCAGCTTCACCTTTTTTTGgaatgggggtggggggttgaTTTGGGACTGTATTTGAGTGGATTACTTTCCCTTTGTAAAGTGGAAGCTGTGGAGAGTAAAGTACAGAAGCTGTTACAGAACGAGGAGTGGCAGCGATGTGAGATAATGGCATCCGGATCATCTCTACCAGAGGACAGGTTCTCCTGTCCCATCTGCTGTGACATCTTCAAGGATCCTGTCGTCCTGGCATGTGGCCACAGCTTCTGTGAAGTCTGTCAGCAGGAATACTGGGCAGATAAGAAACCTTGGAAATGTCCAGTTTGTAGGAGAAGATTTCCCGTAGCTATGACTCAACCTCCTCGTAACCTGGCGTTGAATGACGCGTGTGAGGCCTTCTTAcaggagagaaggcagagagctTCCGCTGGGTCTGAGATACAGGACAGGAGTCAGAGAGCTTCATCTGGGTCTGAGATACAGCATGGGAGTCAGAGAGCTTCATCTGGCTCGGAGGTGCTCTGCAGTCAGAGAGCTTCATCTGGGTCTGAGATACAGGACGGCAGTCAGAGAGCTTCATCTGGCTCTGAGGTGCTCTGCAGTCTGCACGGTGAGAAATTCAAACTCTTCTGTCTGAAGGACAAACAGCCCGTCTGCTTGGTGTGTCGAGATTCAAAAGTCCATAAATCTCACGACTGTGTCCCCGTAGACGAGGTTGTCCAGGATCTTAAGGAGGAACTCCACACCGCCCTGAAGCCTTTACAGAAGAACCTAGAGGTCTTTAACAACGTTAAACTAGCCTGTGATAAAACAGCAGAACACATGAAGAGTCAGGTCcagcacacagagaaacagattAGGAAAGAGTTTGAGAAGCTTCACCAGTTTCTACGAGATGAAGAGGCAGCCAGAATAGCTGcactgagggaggaagaggagcagaAGAGTCAGATGATGAGGAAGAAGATTGACGAGATGAGCAGAAAGATATCATACCTTTCAGACGCAATCAGAACCATAGAGGAGGAGCTGAAAGATGAAGACATCTCATTCCTGCAGAACTTCAGGACCACAAAGGAAATATCCCAGTACACACTGCTGGATCCACAGCTGGTCTCAGGAGTTCTGATAGACAAGGCCAAACACCTGGGCAACCTGCAGTTCAGAGTCTGGGAGAAGATGCTGGGGATCCTCAAATACACTCCTGTGATTCTGGACCCAAACACTGCACATCCCAGTCTCTCTGTGACTGATGATCTGACCAGTGTGAGAAGACCAGGCACGTCCCAGCAGTTCGTTAACAACCCAGAGCGATTTATGAGGTACACAAATGTTCTTGGCTCTGAGGGGTTCAGCTCGGGAATACACAGCTGGGAGCTGGAGGTGGGGGACCATCCTGACTGGGTTTTGGGCGTGGCTAAAGAGTCCATTGACAGGAAACGGGAGCGTGATGCGACACCAAAGAATGGAATGTGGTGTATATCGCAGCACGGTGGGAAGTacataggaggaggaggtgacatCATCGCTCTGAAGAGGAGACCCCAGAGGATCAGAGTGCAGCTGGACTACAACAGAGGGGAGGTGTACTTCTACGACCCCAAATACATGACACCTATCTACACTCTTAAAGTCAGATCTACTGAGAGACTGTTCCCATACTTTAATATTGGGAATGTGGCTAATGGCAACAACCCTGGTATTCAGATCTGCCAATCGAAAGTGTCTCTGAAAGTGAAgtaatccctgtgtgtgtgtgtgggggggtgtaaaACATGTGTCAGTTCAGTGGACATTATCAGGAGGTCATTTTAAATACATTCTTTAAGAATCAATTAATAATACATTCTATAAGAATCAATTAAGAATACATTCTATAAGAATCAATTAAAAATACATTGTTTAAGAATCAATTAAGAATACATTCTATAAGAATCAATTAAAAATACATTGTATAAGAATAAATTAAGAATACATTCTTTAAGAATCAATTAAGAATACATTCTATAAGAATAAATTTGTTTAAGAATACATTCTATAAGAATCAATTAAGAATACATTGTTTTAAGAATCAATTAAGAATACATTGTTTTAAGAATCAATAAAGAATACATTATTTAAGAATCAATTAAGAATACAATTGTTTAAGAATCAATAAAGAATACATTGTTTTCAATTAAGAATACAATAAAGAATATTAAGAATACATTGTTTAAGAATCATTGTTTTAAGAATCAATAAAGAATACATTGTTTTAAGAATCAATAAAGAATACATTATTTAAGAATCAATTAAGAATACATTCTATAAGAATCAATTAAGAATGCATTATATAAGAATCAATTAAGAATACATTATATAAGAATCAATTAAGAATACATTCTATAAGAATCTATTAAGAATACATTGTTTAAGAATCAATTAAGAATCAATTGTTTAAGAATCAATAAAGAATACATTGTTTTAAGAATCAATAAAGAATATTTAAGAATCATTGTTTGTTTAAGAATCAATTAAGAATACATTCTATAAGAATCAATTAAGAATACATTCTATAAGAATCAATTAAGAATACATTCTATAAGAATCAATTAAAAATACATTGTTTAAGAATCAATTAAGACATTGTTTAAGAATCATTGTTTAAGAATCAATTAAGAATACATTCTATAAGAATCAATTAAGAATACATTCTATAAGAATCTATTAAGAATACATTGTTTAAGAATCAATTAAGAATCAATTGTTTAAGAATCAATAAAGAATACATTATTTAAGAATCAATTAAGAATACATTGTTTAAATCAATAAAGAATCAATTAAGAATCAATTGTTTAAGAATCAATAAAGAATACATTATTTAAGAATCAATTAAGAATACATTGTTTAAGAATCAATTAAGAATACATTCTATAAGAATCAATTAAGAATACATTGTTTAAGAATCAATTAAGAATACATTCTATAAGAATCTATTAAGAATACATTGTTTAAGAATCAATTAAGAATCAATTGTTTAAGAATCAATAAAGAATACATTGTTTTAAGAATCAATAAAGAATACATTGTTTTAAGAATCAATAAAGAATACATTATTTAAGAATCAATTAAGAATACATTCTATAAGAATCAATTAAGAATACATTATATAAGAATCAATTAAGAATACATTCTATAAGAATCAATTAAGAATACATTCTATAAGAATCTATTTAGAATACATTGAATCAATTTAAGAATCAATTAAGAATACATTGTTTAAGAATCAATTAAAAATACATTCTATAAGAATCAATTATCAAGGGTGAATCATGGTTGTTATTCTTACAAGAGGAGTGTGTTGTATTGGGAAAATCTCACCATAaggaaagttatttgtttcaaatGCAATGCATTTTGTTATGTGAAAAACTGTATATTTTTTCTTATTAAAAATAAACTTACTGTAAAACTGTCTAATCTCATGCGGTGACTACTTCCTGATCTGAATAAGAGTTCTGTCAGATCAGGCTGACCTTAGCTGTCAGTAGTGATAGACCCatcagtagtgttgacctgtcagtagtgttagacctgtcagtagtgttagacctatcagtagtgttgacctgtcagtagtgttgacctatcagtagtgttgacctgtcagtagtgttgacctgtcagtagtgttgacctgtcagtagtgttgacctgtcagtagtgatagacctgtcagtagtgttgacctgtcagtagtgttgacctgtcagtagtgttgacctgtcagtagtgtagacctgtcagtagtgatagacctgtcagtagtgttgacctgtcagtagtgttgacctgtcagtagtgttgacctgtcttGACCTGTCAGTAGTGATGACCCatcagtagtgttgacctgtcagtagtgttagacctgtcagtagtgttgacctaTCAGTAGTGTTagacctgtcagtagtgttgacctatcagtagtgttgacctgtcagtagtgttgacctgtcagtagtgttgacctgtcagtagtgttgacctgtcagtagtgatagacctgtcagtagtgttgacctgtcagtagtgttgacctgtcagtagtgtagacctgtcagtagtgatagacctgtcagtagtgttgacctgtcagtagtgttgacctgtcagtagtgttgacctgtcttgacctgtcagtagtgatgacctgtcagtagtgttgacctgtcagtagtgatagacctgtcagtagtgttgacctgtcagtagtgttgacctgtcagtagtgatagacctgtcagtagtgttgacctatcagtagtgttgacctgtcagtagtgttgacctgtcagtagtgttgacctatcagtagtgttgacctgtcagtagtgttgacctgtctggacctgtcagtagtgatgacctgtcagtagtgttgacctgttagtagtgatagacctgtcagtagtgttgacctgtcagtagtgttgacctgtcagtagtgttgacctgtcagtagtgttgacctgtcagtagtgatagacctgtcagtagtgttgacctaTCAGCagtgttgacctgtcagtagtgttgacctgtcagtagtgttgacctgtcagtagtgttgacctgtcagtagtgatagacctgtcagtagtgttgacctgtctggacctgtcagtagtgttgacctgtcagtagtgttgacctgtcagtagtgatagacctatcagtagtgttgacctgtcagtagtgttgacctgtcagtagtgttgacctgtcagtagtgatagacctgtcagtagtgttgacctgtcagtagtgttgacctgtcagtagtgatagacctgtcagtagtgttgacctaTCAGTAAtgttgacctgtcagtagtgttgacctgtcagtagtgttgacctgtcagtagtgatagacctgtcagtaatgttgacctgtcagtagtgttgacctgtcagtagtggttgacctgtcagtagtgttgacctgtcagtagtgttga containing:
- the LOC135570989 gene encoding zinc-binding protein A33-like, which encodes MASGSSLPEDRFSCPICCDIFKDPVVLACGHSFCEVCQQEYWADKKPWKCPVCRRRFPVAMTQPPRNLALNDACEAFLQERRQRASAGSEIQDRSQRASSGSEIQHGSQRASSGSEVLCSQRASSGSEIQDGSQRASSGSEVLCSLHGEKFKLFCLKDKQPVCLVCRDSKVHKSHDCVPVDEVVQDLKEELHTALKPLQKNLEVFNNVKLACDKTAEHMKSQVQHTEKQIRKEFEKLHQFLRDEEAARIAALREEEEQKSQMMRKKIDEMSRKISYLSDAIRTIEEELKDEDISFLQNFRTTKEISQYTLLDPQLVSGVLIDKAKHLGNLQFRVWEKMLGILKYTPVILDPNTAHPSLSVTDDLTSVRRPGTSQQFVNNPERFMRYTNVLGSEGFSSGIHSWELEVGDHPDWVLGVAKESIDRKRERDATPKNGMWCISQHGGKYIGGGGDIIALKRRPQRIRVQLDYNRGEVYFYDPKYMTPIYTLKVRSTERLFPYFNIGNVANGNNPGIQICQSKVSLKVK